The following DNA comes from Amblyraja radiata isolate CabotCenter1 chromosome 30, sAmbRad1.1.pri, whole genome shotgun sequence.
AGAACAAAAAACGAATTTAATACAAATTAACATTTAACCATTAAACAGAAAAACCTGCTTATATTGGACTTAAACCAAGCATTGAATGCCCAAAAGGCTACTGTATAGGACAATGTGCCCCATTGtgtgtttgacaatagacaatagacaataggtgcaggagtaggccattcggcccttcgagccagcactgccattcaaactGTTGTTTCAGTCGAAACATCGCACCTAGTTGCTCTTATCTGGGTTCCTCACAAGGCGAATATACCAAAGAAGGTTTTCCCATGAGCAATGTCCACAAAGCTCACCACCTTCTCAGTAACCCTGGAGTAGATCTGGTCTCCCTCCAGGAAGTGGAAGATGGCTCCCTGGTAGGATGTCTTGTACCATGGTTCGCCGTGAGGGCCGTATTCGCAGACGGACTTGATGGCCTTCAGGAGCAGGTTCTCATCTGGGTAGCTGGCCGAGAGCGAGGAGATGTTGTGGCTCAGGTAGGTGGGTTTCTCCTGGCAGCTTCTGCCATGAAAGACCACCTGGGTGTAGACAAAGTACTGCCCGGCGGTCCGGATCACCAGCCCGTTGTTCTCGAAATCTATTCCTTCTGTTAGTGTGGAGTCTGCCTCGTCCTGCCAGACAACCTCTTTGCCTTCGATGATACTCGTTGCTGTAAGAGAGGAGAGGCACCGTGAGCatggatgaatgaatggatgattgCATGAATGAATGTgtcaatgaatgagtgaatgattgaatgaatgaatgaatgaatgaatgaatgaatgaatgaatgaatgaatgattgaatgaatgaatgagtgaatgaatgaatgaatgaatgaatgaatgaatgaatgaatgaatga
Coding sequences within:
- the LOC116989908 gene encoding tumor necrosis factor-like, producing the protein MWRLLHTLATSIIEGKEVVWQDEADSTLTEGIDFENNGLVIRTAGQYFVYTQVVFHGRSCQEKPTYLSHNISSLSASYPDENLLLKAIKSVCEYGPHGEPWYKTSYQGAIFHFLEGDQIYSRVTEKVVSFVDIAHGKTFFGIFAL